The DNA region gggtATATAAAAAAACGGACATGCTCTGCGAGTCTGCAGAGCTCTGCGTTTtagctcctcttcttcttcttcttcctctgcaatTCGTTGGCTTTTCTGGTTTTTCGCGTTGGTTGAGCTTTTCATGCTGCTTTGTTGGCGTgccttcttttccttcttcgtcTTCAAACGACCTCGTTTCGTCCCCTTCTTTCCCTCTTATTTTCCTTCTCGGAGACTTGAATAAAATGGCGGTGAAATTCATTCCTTTTGTCTGATCAATATAGAAAATTTTAAACCGAGATTTTTGGTTGGCGaaattttgatcatttttttgGGGGAGGACGACGGCGGCGATGATGAATTCGACTCGGACCGAAATGCAGGAGCCGAGCATTGACACGGATAAGCTGAGCTACGAGATATTCTCGATATTGGAGAGCAAGTTCCTGTTTGGCTACGACGATCAGAAGCTCTGGGTTCCCAAACAGGTCTCTCCGTCCCCCACGCCGGTCCCCGACTCCAAACCCGACCCCGCCCAGCTGGTGGGCGTTCAGCCCCAATCTGAAAATGGCGTCGCGGCGATCAAAAACCAGAGGGGTAAAATCTGCATTCTCAGCATCGACGGCGGCGGAGGAATGAGAGGGATTCTCTCCGGAAAGGCATTGGCGTATCTTGAGCAAGCGTTGAAGCAGAAATCGGGGAATCCGGACGCCAGAATCGCCGATTACTTCGACGTCGCCACTGGAGCTGGCGTCGGAGGTATATTCGCCGCCATGCTCTTCGCCACTAGAGACCACGCCCGCCCGATTTTCAAGGCCGATGACACGTGGTGCTTCCTCTCCGATCACGGGAAGAGCTTGTTCAACAATAATCGCTCCTCCACCTCCGCCTCCTCCCCCGGTTTTCTGCGTCGCCTCATTCGAGGTTCTGGTTCGGGCTCGGGTTCAACGGGGTCAGCCACGGCCGGTTTGGAAAAAGTGATGAAAGAGGCGTTCGTCGACGACGACAGGACCTTGACGTTGAAAGACACGCTCAAGCCGGTTCTAATTCCGTGCTACGACCTCTCCAGTACGGCGCCGTTTCTCTTCTCCAGGGCCGACGCGCTTGAGACCGACAGCTACGACTTCCACCTTTGGGAGGTCTGCCGCGCCACGTCAGCCGAGCCGGGAGTCTTCGAACCGGTCCAAATGCAGTCCGTCAACAAGCATACCAAGTGCCTGGCCGTGGACGGCGGCTTGGCCATGAGCAACCCGACCGCGGCGGCGATCACGCACGTCCTGCACAACAAGCAGGAGTTCCCGTTCGTGCGAGGGGTCGAGGACATAATGGTCCTTTCCATAGGAAGCGGCCAGTTTCTGGAAGAAGCGAGGTACGAGTACGAGCAAGTGAAGAAGTGGCGAGCCAAGGAATGGGCCCGGCCCATGGCCCGAATCGCCGGCGACGGGTCATCCGACCTGGTAGACCAGTCCGTCGCCATGGCGTTTGTTCAGTCCGGGAGCAGCAACTACGTGCGCATTCAGGTACGAAACACGCCACACCTTTGCTAACGTGCGCATTGCGCGCATTTAATTCCCAATTTTAATTCTGTTTTTTTGTCACGGAGTTAAATTTTCGAGGTTTGGCTGTATTTTTGCCGTTTCTGTTGCAACTGACTACGAGACGACACTGTTAGCCAGGCTGGGCACTGCCAAGAACGACATGTAAAATGTGTTGACACACGTATAGAGGGCGCTAACTTGCGCCGGGGGCATGGCTCTCGCTTTCATGCAATTAAATGCGGGCGTTTTGTAACGTAAAATCTTTGGCCCCCCGTGGAGTGCTGTGGGGGGCATTGCCGATCCAAAATGTTGCTATGCTGCAAGTGCGCAGACCAAATGAAGCAAAATTTTGCTATCACCGAAAAATGATTTCCGCACACTTACGTTTTCGCGAACTTTTGGTAGTGCGCGGAAAACACCTCTTTTTGTCTTTCATGTTACCATCTCGCGTCACGTGACGGGCGATATACGAATAGGGATACGCCCTGTGTGAGCTTGAGAGAGctctggttttgtttttttgattAGATTCAAGGACCGAGAGGGAAAGGATTTTGGTTGGTCCGGAGTAGGTTAGCTGATTAGGACTTTCTGTCTTTGTAGAACAGCTAAGGCCTAAAGCCTAAAGTTGACGGGTTGTCTCAGTAAATTGGCTCGGTTCTtggcttttaattttttttttgctttactTAGCAACTTTGGTCCCACTGCAATTGCATCCCATTGATTTTCCCTGAGAAAGTTGATGATTTTCCCCTGTTTTCTGTTTTCTTAGCTTTAAATTTTATTACCTTTGAAGCTTGCTTCTTGGGGCAGTGgtccattattttttttttactttcccCTTTCTTTTACCTTAATTTGTCAGCCTTTATTTTCCCCTGCTGTGGAAAGTTGGACCAATCTTGACCTGTGTTACTGTGTGGATTTCTGAACCTGTATTATTGCAGTAACTAGTAAGTAAGTAGAAATGCTTGGAGAGATGGGGTCACAATTTACTTAAACCTTAATTAACACCCATTTTTGTAATTAGCTCCAAACCATATATATTCAGACAATTTAAGTTGCAGTTTATGTTAATCTTCCCTTTAATTTGACTGTGGACATTTCTCTCAATTTTAGAAAATGAAATGGACTTAATGgcaatgtttttcttttttctaactCTTGGATAAAAAAAAGGTTATTGTAATTGACCCACAACTTTTTGCCATGTTCTGTTTTCCATCATGGTATATTTTCAAGGTGGTCCTAAATTGGAATTTGTAGCTGCCACCCAAATCCAAATTGTTTTCAAACAGTTGGACATTTTTTTATTAGCTATTGAACCTTTCCAAATTTGTGCATATCttggttttaaattttaatattaaatttgagCAAAGCATCTGTTTTTACAAattcttgtttattttgtttggaATATCATAATTTAGGCACCAACTGTGGTTGAAATCTAAATTTCTAAGTGGGTGTGCATGTCTATGTTCTGGACCAATTCAGAAATTAGTTTTTCAAAAATGGTTAATAACTGGATGTTTACTTGTAATATGTTAGGCAAATGGGACAAGCTTAGGACGTTGCGGGCCAAATGTAGATACAGACCCGAGTCCTAACAACGTTAAGAAGCTGGTAGGAGTGGCAGAGGAAATGCTGAAACAGAAGAATGTTGAATCGGTGCTCTTTGGCGGTAAGAGGATCGGCGAGCAGAGCAATTTCGAGAAGCTCGATTGGTTTGCCGGAGAACTGGTGCTCGAGCATCAGAGGAGGAGTTGCAGAATAGCTCCCACTGTTGCCTTCAAGCAAGCTGCTCCCAAAACAAGTTAGAACTCAAGGGTACGTGCTTTTTGTTCCGTTTATACCAATTTTCATTTATATTCATGTTGTGCTCAGACCTCATAAATTTGAAGAAAACAGAACTTGTCTTGTGATAATGGTGCTCAAGGGTATTCTATTCTCGAACCAAAGATGTAACGGTTAAAAAATAATACTAATTTTACGGTTCAAATGAGTGGGACTCATGTATTGCATTTGAGTTTGACGCATGCTAACTAAACAACTCTTAAAGTCATGAAATTTAGGTAGATCTGCTATATGATTGGTTGTCAGAACATAATTAGAACAAGTACTTTCTGTAGTTGTGACACTGTTGGAGTGGCAGAATGTCTTAGCCCCTAATTGCTTTTTAATCATATCATGCTAGCCTGCTAGGCATGCACAgtattaacaaattaaaataagaaaTGTTGTTGGTGGGAttcatattattaattaaactaaattaacaaaaagattAGGGGTTCCACTAATAATGTTTACATGCCATCTTATCATTTCTTTGGTATTCCATGTTAGCAAATAGGGTTACAGACATGGAATAATTAGGTGCCATGACACGTATGCATTGAAAATTCTCAAACTTTTGTTTCTCTGTGGCCTAGACCTgtcattttcttcctcctttacAACAACCAGgttgttgttgtatataatacaaggaaccaaaacaaaaaacaaaggtaaaaaaaaaaaaaaaaaaaaaaaaaaaaaaagaagatgaatGCTTAGAGCCCCATCCGCTGTCGGCGTACCGacacttttaagtttttgtaTAGGCATGGAAGGGAAGGGTATTGTGGTCATTTTGTCAGGGAATCAAATCTTTGTGGTCCTAATTCCTAAGGGCAATGTCCGTAGTccggaaaaaagaaaaagggttgCTTCTTCTGCCTCCATCCGTGCAAATGTTTAGTTTGAATGTTTTGGGTTGCTGTGTTGCAATTGCATTGCCCCACACATTTACACAATGCCTATTTGGGTGAAGAACTCATCCAACTAGCCAGTTTAGAACTGGAACATTCAACTTCTTAAAACTACTTCAATGCAGTGCACGAAATAAGCAATTCATTCCTTGAACTGATTTTTTATTTCACTAATGCATCAATGTTTGTAGATTCTGTACACGTAGTGCTTCGCGGTCCATAACTTTTTTAATGCTCGATGAAAACCGTCTCCTAACATAGACATAGATTGAAATGTTTATTTCGTGTACAAGTTATTGGGGCCATATGCTTGAGGCATTGTTTAATCAATCAATTTTAAGACCTATGTGTTAGGTAGAGCCTAGAGGATTAGGACCGTGCTTTAACGGTCGAAAATTGCTGTGCATAGGATACACTGGAGCATGATAGAAGTTTTGTTAGGATTCATAGGATGAGGATAATTTCGTTGAAGGAGTTTTAGACGGTAAATAATTGTACGGAAAATCACATGGGATTAACTACATGGGGGTAAACCTGTGGGGTAAGAAGTGTTAAGGGTTGGTAACCAGAAAGGACTAGCAAGTTGTGTCAGTACATCTCCCAACTAACTCTTAAGTTTTAACAGACAAGGGGTAAAACCTGTGGAAAAAGCCAAATTGGTCAAATTTCTAAAGTTTTACATTGGTTCTTTCATCAATCCTCTTCTTTGTTCAAACTATTCTCTCTGTTTCCTTTTACTTTTCCAAGTTGTACTTGTAGTTAGTTTGTACGAGTACGTAGAAGAAAAGAAGTCTCGCatcagaaaattaagaaatcttGTAACGGTTTATAAGGTGTTGGTTCGTTCCCTTtattaccaattgattttaGCATGAAACATTAACGTCCTTCAGTTTGAACATATGACTTGGAAAAATTGAAGTGCAAATCATTTAACTCTATGCAATTCAAATGTATGTTTTTGCCTGTAGATGTGAACCATCACAGTAAATATTTTGTCCCAAATATTGCAGGAGAATGGAGAGACATCATCAAAAGGAGGAGGAAAAAACAGGAGAAGAGTAAGGTGAAAAGGACTAGTAGCTATTTGTAGAAAGGGGTGGGGGTCCGGGAGGAGGGGAGAGATCTGAGTGGGATTTGTTTGCCTGGCAGAGGGCATGCATTTGTGGTCTCCCACAGTCTCTACCTTTATACAATGGCAAGGGACCAAAGTGAGAGAGCTTCAAAAGCTTTTGAGATACCAAATTTTCAGTTTCAAAAATTGAGTGCTCATCATGGGTGGGAAAATctgcttccatttttttttaatttcttcccatacccttttcctttttgtgtttttcactTTTCCCCCAGATGTTTTTCCATTTCTTGTCTTTTCATCCTTGTCTCAAGAAACTTGAGGGGTGGTGGGCTAGCTACCCTATATGGCCTATACAACTGTGGAAGATCCAGAGTTGAAAAAATAGTCAAAGCTATTTGTCTGCCTTCGGCTTTTTGTAATTTTGAGGGTGTGGTTGGGAAGAGTAATTTTCAGGGTGTGGTTTATATTTTTCAAGCAACTGACCATATCCATCTCTCATGGGtagggtgggggtggggggggggtcCTAGTTGTTGATGGGTGGGGCTTTCTAGGGTTCAGGGGAGAAAAGTagtattcttttgtttttcctgGATGTTGAAGAAGTGTATTATTTTTGAAGTTGCAGAATCGTTATAAGAAAGTTTCAACTTTTTATGtacattttttgtaatttaaagaagtgtTTGGTTTGGTTGTTTTGTTCTGGTGGCTGTGGAATTCTTCACTTTTTCTTTCAGTTTTATGGGACGATTACGTTGTCATTGTGATGTTGAGTGCTAATAATATAATGTCTTGTATGACTTTTTTATGTGACGGTTTTTAATTGACATAAGACGTTATAATGCGGTGTATCGGCACGATTTAAGTTTTTGACATTAATGACTTTAAAGAATAGATGGAAAGGGTTGTCCAGTTTGAAATTCTTTTGTCAGGATATCTGCGCAGGACTTGTGTATTCTTCACGGAGAAAGGTCAGCGTGGCTGCAATGAACACATTCTTTCGCTACTTTTAATAGAATGAAAGTGAAGATTTTCTTCAGACCCAAATATTTGTTGTATCATCACACACTCAACACTTACTGTCCACGGACAAGGATCTTATCCGGATCTTCTTTGTGGGAATCGGGAGAATCAATCAATAGTGTCTgtttattgtacatcgtgcggtcagttttcataTGATACtacttatatttaattttaaatcttaaatttaaaataatttttaaccgtaTAATGTATGATGAACAGATACGATTGATTGATCCTCCAAATCCTCACAAATAGAATCTGAAGAGAATCCTATTCCACTGTCCACACCAGAATCCACTACCTAAACCTATACATGGGCGATCGTTTCAGAGTACAGATGTCAAAATATCTAACttaatattaacaaaaaaaaaaaaaaaaagtcagtaacaatatttttaattgaaaagttAAATCTAATGTGGCATGACGTAGATTGTAAGTCAGAAATTGACAGCAGCTTCAAATTGTTTTTAATTGATTATTAAATGCAGTTTGTTAATTATGTTAttgttttcttttacatttattATAATGTTTAATGTAATAAAATCATAATCTAATTTGTTATATCTTCTGAAGAGTACAACTTTAAAAGATGTTAAAATACCACATAGAcagtcaaatttaaattttaaaatttgacatctccttgaAAATACTCGTAATCCTAAAATATACAAGTTGAGaccaaaacaaaagaacaaaaatagaGTTGTGATTTGACACTAAAAAAgttgataattattttgaagCGATAATAATAGGCATGAAAGTAATTATACTGATGTGAGCGAATTCAGGTTCTCTTCTCCTAAGTTTGGAGACTTTAACGTACTAAGAAACGATATCATGTTGTAAATTTTCAAAGAGACGGGCTGAGGGCCCCACTTTCAACAACACTGATATTGTCCTCAACTTGATAGTTGTCACCTGCCCAAATTGTTAgttgtggggttttatcacaaaagatatCGGTGTTAGTTAAAGTAgggtaatcatatttaaactcctttttctttctctccccATCAGATGTAAGATACTCAACATGCCCCTGCACGTGGGACTCAATTAGCGGGTCACACGTGGGAGATCCATATTGGCAACCAAGTGGAGCCAAGTTAGGACTCACCTAACACATGGGGCCAAAGGGGACACACCCAATCGGGTGTCAGTACAGGCCTGCCCCTTTGGATCTGATACcacattgacacaccccgaccctgaATGTCCACGTATCCATTCAAGTCGTGATGTGCTGGGTGACACTGGgagggtgatgaagccataaagtatggtttatttatttaaaacttaaatttatccAAACTTTTACACATCAAccatactttatggctttgtcaccctcCCGACGTCGGCCAGCATATCACGACTCGAATGGACATGTGGACATTCCGAATTGGGGCGTGTCAGTTACTATAAGAACGCGACCAATCAACATGTTACTACAAAGATATTACTAAAATACTACAAATGGATAGGA from Malus domestica chromosome 01, GDT2T_hap1 includes:
- the LOC103431959 gene encoding patatin-like protein 6, producing the protein MMNSTRTEMQEPSIDTDKLSYEIFSILESKFLFGYDDQKLWVPKQVSPSPTPVPDSKPDPAQLVGVQPQSENGVAAIKNQRGKICILSIDGGGGMRGILSGKALAYLEQALKQKSGNPDARIADYFDVATGAGVGGIFAAMLFATRDHARPIFKADDTWCFLSDHGKSLFNNNRSSTSASSPGFLRRLIRGSGSGSGSTGSATAGLEKVMKEAFVDDDRTLTLKDTLKPVLIPCYDLSSTAPFLFSRADALETDSYDFHLWEVCRATSAEPGVFEPVQMQSVNKHTKCLAVDGGLAMSNPTAAAITHVLHNKQEFPFVRGVEDIMVLSIGSGQFLEEARYEYEQVKKWRAKEWARPMARIAGDGSSDLVDQSVAMAFVQSGSSNYVRIQANGTSLGRCGPNVDTDPSPNNVKKLVGVAEEMLKQKNVESVLFGGKRIGEQSNFEKLDWFAGELVLEHQRRSCRIAPTVAFKQAAPKTS